A part of Paenibacillus sp. IHBB 10380 genomic DNA contains:
- a CDS encoding DUF6081 family protein: protein MEQQRIFGDFHTILSEGHVWKIGGFPLPDGTFWEYREPDAVVIVRNGILYVRAPLSRQHNQIQILDNAKHMYYSVDSVEVPEEGEVSFELQIRARSQNTTPGDLYDGYVSLNLLDFTTGAALDFFAGNDKYASVFGILPFPGVEVPPSDKTRYFCIFKEDTNFKPREFNTYKITYNRANDEAVFYLNGVEIRREQNIPMKLNQFTIALGIMTEKDLSPQGSVSVHGQTVIAEWSPVTVTTTGN from the coding sequence ATGGAACAACAACGGATATTTGGAGATTTTCATACGATATTATCGGAAGGGCATGTTTGGAAAATAGGTGGATTTCCGTTGCCAGACGGAACGTTCTGGGAATATCGTGAACCAGATGCCGTGGTTATTGTACGTAACGGTATCTTATATGTTCGTGCGCCTTTAAGCCGGCAACATAACCAAATTCAAATTCTAGATAATGCTAAACACATGTATTACTCCGTTGATTCTGTAGAGGTCCCTGAGGAAGGGGAAGTTAGTTTTGAGCTTCAGATCCGTGCTCGTTCGCAGAATACGACGCCAGGGGATTTATATGATGGTTATGTCTCGCTGAATCTGCTTGATTTCACAACCGGAGCCGCGCTAGATTTCTTTGCGGGTAATGACAAATACGCAAGCGTCTTTGGCATTCTTCCATTTCCGGGTGTTGAAGTTCCTCCATCAGATAAGACAAGGTACTTCTGTATTTTTAAAGAAGATACGAATTTCAAACCACGTGAATTTAACACCTATAAGATTACGTATAATCGAGCTAACGATGAAGCTGTATTTTATTTGAATGGTGTAGAGATTAGACGTGAGCAGAATATACCGATGAAATTGAATCAATTCACCATCGCACTGGGCATTATGACAGAGAAGGACCTGTCTCCACAAGGCAGTGTATCCGTTCACGGACAGACTGTGATTGCGGAATGGTCACCTGTAACGGTTACTACGACTGGAAATTAA
- a CDS encoding prenyltransferase, with protein MDKFRQFMKASRASIILVMLIPVALGALGAFVWNDVFHIGLFILTLIGSAVAHLFSNMINDLWDYKNGADTAVEEEVDAITSHSGFLTNGTWSLRTFTVVTWSLFGIALLSGIILSLYSGWWALILGLLGGMIAYFYVAPPLRLGYRGKGFSEVAIFLSFGLLPVMGAYYVQTSHMDIRALLLSLPIGLLTTLILFNHHFLHWRLDRQAGKNTLIVVWGESKALRFSRLLLLLAAISLVVCMFGGALPYYAIIAFLTFIPLYRVYGRLKEQNPSQAYLPLMGNSVKTTLRFGMVLIVIMIIQGFI; from the coding sequence GTGGACAAGTTTAGACAATTTATGAAGGCATCACGAGCTTCAATTATTCTTGTCATGCTCATTCCAGTTGCACTAGGAGCGCTAGGGGCATTCGTATGGAATGACGTGTTTCACATTGGATTATTTATTTTAACGTTAATTGGATCGGCGGTAGCCCATCTTTTTTCTAATATGATAAATGATTTATGGGACTATAAGAATGGGGCCGACACGGCAGTGGAGGAAGAGGTGGATGCGATCACCAGCCACTCTGGATTTCTGACGAATGGGACATGGAGTCTACGTACTTTTACAGTTGTGACGTGGAGCCTATTCGGAATTGCCTTACTATCAGGTATTATTCTTAGCCTATATAGTGGTTGGTGGGCATTAATTCTAGGTTTACTTGGAGGAATGATCGCTTATTTCTATGTTGCCCCTCCACTGAGACTTGGATATCGAGGCAAAGGATTCAGTGAGGTTGCTATTTTTCTTTCTTTTGGTTTATTACCTGTTATGGGAGCTTATTATGTACAGACGTCACATATGGATATTCGGGCGTTACTACTATCTTTACCCATTGGACTGCTGACGACACTTATTTTGTTCAATCATCATTTTTTACATTGGAGATTAGATCGTCAGGCTGGTAAAAATACGCTAATCGTTGTGTGGGGTGAATCCAAAGCGCTTCGCTTCTCACGACTTCTATTATTACTCGCCGCAATCTCGCTTGTGGTTTGCATGTTCGGTGGGGCGCTTCCTTACTACGCTATTATTGCGTTCCTCACGTTCATTCCGCTGTATCGGGTATACGGTAGGCTGAAGGAGCAGAACCCCTCGCAAGCTTATTTACCTTTGATGGGCAATTCCGTGAAGACAACGCTTCGTTTCGGAATGGTACTTATCGTGATCATGATTATTCAAGGATTCATCTAA
- a CDS encoding PHP domain-containing protein, protein MKIDFHFHLEEGAYSLSWLNRTGLALEQTSRNHSSHTDCESRAWIEHITRSLSRRMKEGCYSEDWITRYLEQGRKKGITKFGVVDHLYRFQEFKSYYEEFMRLDDSPLGKVQRQWLDRVCTYSIEDYLSGTRNAARFYEELSIGIEADYFPGSQEKLKTLLAPYQLDYVIGSVHFYEGWKFDNPDTQSQFETYDLDSLYKQHYQTVIEAIHSGLFQFMAHLDHIKVLGHRPTVDELTVHYNDVAAALAIADVATEVNTGLAYRYPAKEISPSASFLSILKDYEVPITLSSDAHFPDELGTMLDDAIQLAKETGYEEIVYFKNKQRLVIPLYSSANIPVLA, encoded by the coding sequence TTGAAAATTGATTTTCACTTTCATCTAGAAGAAGGAGCTTATTCTCTGTCATGGCTTAACCGTACAGGGTTAGCGCTAGAACAGACCTCTCGAAATCATTCGAGTCATACGGATTGTGAATCCCGTGCTTGGATTGAACATATCACAAGAAGTCTCTCCCGTAGAATGAAAGAAGGCTGTTACTCAGAGGATTGGATTACAAGATATCTAGAACAAGGTCGTAAGAAGGGGATCACCAAATTCGGTGTTGTCGATCATTTATATCGCTTCCAGGAGTTTAAAAGCTACTATGAAGAATTCATGCGATTAGATGACAGTCCATTAGGAAAAGTGCAACGGCAATGGTTAGATAGGGTATGTACTTACTCAATAGAAGATTACTTATCCGGAACGCGGAATGCAGCGAGGTTCTATGAGGAACTATCTATTGGTATTGAGGCAGACTACTTCCCTGGTAGTCAAGAGAAACTTAAAACCCTTCTTGCCCCTTATCAGCTTGATTATGTCATCGGCTCTGTTCATTTTTACGAGGGCTGGAAATTCGATAATCCTGATACGCAGAGTCAATTTGAAACTTATGATCTTGATTCACTCTATAAGCAACATTATCAAACCGTGATTGAAGCCATACACAGTGGACTTTTTCAATTCATGGCGCATTTGGATCATATAAAGGTGCTCGGTCATCGTCCTACAGTAGATGAACTAACCGTTCACTATAACGATGTCGCTGCTGCCCTTGCTATTGCCGATGTCGCTACAGAAGTAAATACAGGGTTAGCCTATCGCTATCCAGCAAAGGAAATAAGCCCGAGTGCTTCATTTTTATCTATTCTAAAGGATTATGAAGTGCCCATCACACTCTCATCCGATGCGCATTTTCCAGATGAATTAGGCACGATGCTAGATGATGCCATCCAACTCGCTAAAGAGACTGGCTATGAAGAAATCGTTTATTTCAAAAATAAACAACGACTCGTTATCCCCTTATATTCTTCTGCAAACATCCCCGTGTTAGCCTAG
- a CDS encoding aminotransferase-like domain-containing protein, with product MKKVAGAEQSHPLFRQVYELVLNRMERGEWKAHDKLPSIRLLAEEIKVHRLTVFKAYRRLTEDGKVYVKDKSGYYVSAESVCYEDVEEGAVVSSYLLSNSLSDIQRNPVKYQFSQALIDPNLLPNLYLSDYVKKVFDLYPKVMGTYSTVQGDDELRESLSRHFREHHRLQLSAEELLITSGAQQAINLIAKIMLGPMDTVLVERPTFGVAMDIFRLEGARLIPVNITPSGYDLDEVEALMAKHKPRMFYMNPTHHNPTGYTVPAWQRKLLVELAERYRCLLVEDDPFRDIYFGKKPPLPFFAYDTEGWVIYISSFSKYVAPGLRICAVACRFPFMERLITAKSLADNGTPLLNQKIFLHYYTSPRLQQHLGKLRIALQVHKEIMEEELLMAGWEWTAPKGGLNLWVKLPDQLSAEALFRKSIEHSISFVPGEICDPLGELKSWIRLSYSFANEVLLREGMQRLTALARTL from the coding sequence CATGATAAACTGCCGTCCATTCGGCTGCTTGCTGAAGAAATTAAAGTGCATCGGCTGACGGTGTTTAAGGCATATAGACGGTTGACTGAAGATGGCAAAGTTTATGTAAAGGATAAATCCGGCTATTACGTGTCGGCGGAAAGCGTATGTTACGAAGATGTTGAAGAAGGCGCCGTAGTTTCTTCGTATTTGCTCTCCAACTCGCTTTCCGATATACAGCGTAACCCAGTTAAGTACCAGTTCTCACAGGCATTGATTGATCCCAATCTACTGCCGAACCTGTATTTATCGGACTATGTTAAGAAAGTGTTCGATCTGTATCCGAAGGTAATGGGTACCTATTCCACTGTACAGGGTGATGATGAGCTCCGGGAGTCGCTGAGCCGACATTTCAGGGAGCATCATCGGCTACAGCTATCAGCAGAGGAATTGCTGATCACTTCAGGAGCACAGCAGGCTATTAATCTGATAGCCAAAATTATGCTAGGACCCATGGACACGGTGCTTGTGGAGCGGCCGACTTTCGGTGTTGCTATGGATATTTTTCGCCTTGAAGGTGCGAGGCTTATTCCTGTGAATATCACTCCAAGCGGATATGATCTAGATGAAGTGGAAGCTCTGATGGCGAAGCATAAGCCTCGTATGTTCTATATGAATCCGACTCACCATAATCCAACCGGATATACGGTACCAGCGTGGCAGCGCAAATTGTTGGTGGAGCTGGCGGAGCGCTACCGCTGTCTGCTGGTGGAGGATGATCCATTCAGGGATATATATTTTGGTAAGAAGCCACCGCTGCCTTTTTTCGCCTATGATACAGAGGGCTGGGTGATATATATCAGCAGCTTCAGCAAGTATGTTGCTCCAGGCTTACGGATCTGTGCAGTGGCCTGCCGCTTTCCGTTCATGGAGCGGTTGATTACGGCCAAATCGCTAGCGGATAATGGTACTCCGTTGCTCAATCAGAAAATTTTTCTACATTATTACACCTCACCACGACTTCAGCAGCATCTCGGCAAGCTGCGAATTGCACTACAGGTTCATAAAGAGATTATGGAGGAAGAATTGTTGATGGCAGGTTGGGAATGGACGGCTCCAAAAGGGGGGCTGAATCTGTGGGTCAAACTGCCGGATCAGCTCTCAGCGGAAGCGCTTTTCAGAAAAAGTATAGAGCATTCGATCTCCTTTGTTCCTGGTGAGATATGTGATCCACTGGGGGAGCTGAAGTCATGGATACGCCTCAGTTACTCCTTTGCTAATGAGGTATTACTACGTGAAGGCATGCAGCGATTGACGGCATTGGCGCGGACTTTGTGA